A region of the Desulfallas thermosapovorans DSM 6562 genome:
GGCTTTTTATATCGCCACCAGCGGCCGCCCGGGTCCGGTACTTATCGACATGCCCAAGGACGTATCCTCGGGTGTGGCGGAGCATATCGAGCCCGGACCGGTGCAGCTGCCGGGGTACGTAGCCAAAAAAGAGCCAGATCCCGAACAAGTGGCCAGGGCCGTCCGGGCGATTGAAGAAGCCGAGCGGCCCGTTATTTATGCCGGTGGTGGAGTGGTAAGCGGCGGTGCCCATGGCGAATTGCTGGAGCTATCTGAAATGCTGCTCATACCGGTGGCCACCACCCTGATGGGCCTGGGTGGTTTCCCCGGCAACCACCCGCTGTCGGTGGGTATGCTGGGCATGCACGGCAGCAAGTACGCCAATTACGCTGTAAACGAGTGCGATTTGTTAATTGGCGTGGGGGTGCGCTTTGATGACCGGGTGACCAGTAAACTGGAGGAATTCGCCCCCGGCGCTACCATTATGCATATTGACATAGACCCGGCGGAAATAGGTAAAAATGTTGATGTGGATATTCCCGTGGTGGGTGATGTCAGGCTCGCCCTGCGTCAAATAATTAAGCGCCTCAAGCCCAGACTGGCCAGCCGGTGGCGGGATAAAATAGCGATCTGGAAAAAGGAACACCCTTTCGGGTTTGAGGAAAACGGGCGGATTAAGCCCCAGCAGGTTATCCAGGAAATATGCAATGTCACCAAGGGTAATGCCCGGATTACCACCGAAGTGGGGCAGCACCAGATGTGGGCCGCCCAGTATTATACCTTTACCCGGCCCCGGACCTTCATTTCATCGGGCGGGCTGGGCACCATGGGCTTCGGCTTCCCGGCCGCCATCGGTGTGCAGGTGGCCTGTCCGGATGAAACAGTAATTGATATTGCCGGTGACGGCAGCATTCAAATGAATATTCAGGAACTGGCCACGGCGGTGCATTATAAATTGCCGGTAAAAATAGCTATTATGAACAACGGTTTTTTAGGTATGGTCAGGCAGTGGCAGGAACTCTTTTATAACCGCCGCTATTCCTACACCGAGCTGGAAAACCCCGATTTTGTCAAGCTGGCCGAGGCATATGGCGCCGTGGGCATTCGGGTGAGCAAAAAATCGGAAGTGCGGCCCGCCCTGGAGGAAGCCATGGCAGTGGAAAAACCGGTGGTTATTGATTTCCCCATTGAGCGGGAGGAAAATGTGTATCCCATGGTTCCCCCCGGCGAACCCATCCATAAAATGCTGGGATAGGAGGGCTATAGATGCTGAGGCATACTTTAGCGGTGCTGGTGGAGAATAACCCGGGCGTACTGGCCCGGGTGGCCGGCCTGTTCAGCCGGCGCGGTTTTAATATTGACAGCCTGGCGGTGGGGCGAACCGAAAACCCCGACGTGTCCCGGATGACCATCGTGGTTGACGGCGATGACAGGGTCTTGGAGCAGGTCACCAAACAGCTGCACAAGCTGGTGGATGTAATAAAAATAAATGATATCACCGTGGATGAATATGTTGACCGGGAACTGGTGTTAATAAAGGTAAATGCCGACCCCGCCCAGCGGGGCGAGGTAATGCAGATTGCCGATGTGTTCCGGGCCCGCATTGTGGACCTGGGCCGCAGGACATTAACCCTTGAATGTACGGGCAACGAAGGCAAAATAAATGCCTTTGAAGAATCCCTGCGCCCGTACGGTATCAAGGAGCTGGTGCGTACAGGCAAAATTGCCATGGTAAGGGGTTCCAAATATACGGGATATCATGATAACGGTACCAAGGAGGAGAATTAATAATTATGGTTAAGGTTTTTCACGATCATGACGCGGATTTGGCGGTACTCAAGGGTAAGAAGATTGCCATTATGGGTTACGGCAGCCAGGGGCATGCCCAGGCCCAAAACCTGAAGGACAGCGGATTGGATGTGGTGGTGGGTTTGCGCAAGGGCAGTGCCAGCTGGTCCAAAGTTGAAGCGGATGGTCTGGTGGTGACCACCGTGGCCGAGGCGGCCAGCCAGGCTGATGTGATTCAAATACTGCTGCCGGATGAAACCCAGGGCCGGGTTTACACCGAGGAAATTGCCCCTTACCTCACCGAAGGAAAGGCACTCATGTTCAGCCACGGTTTTAATATTCACTTTGGACAAATTCAGCCGCCCGAAAACGTGGATGTAATCATGGTGGCGCCCAAGAGCCCCGGTCACATGGTACGCCGGATGTACGTGGATGGCCTGGGTGTGCCGGGACTGGTGGCGGTGCACCAGGATTACACCGGCCGGGCCCGGGATATCGCCATGGCCTACGCCAAGGGTATCGGCTGCACCCGGGCGGGGGTGTTCGAAACAACCTTTGCCGAAGAAACCGAAACCGATTTGTTTGGCGAACAGTGCGTGCTGTGCGGCGGGGTCAGTGAACTGATCAAAGCCGGCTTTGAAACCCTGGTGGAAGCGGGCTACGCCCCTGAGATGGCTTACTTCGAGTGCCTGCACGAAATGAAATTGATCGTGGACCTGATTAACGAGGGCGGCCTCAGCTGGATGCGCCACTCCATCAGCAATACCGCCGAGTATGGCGACTACATGGTGGGTCCCCGGATCATTAATGAGGATACCCGGGAAGAAATGCGGGCTGTGCTGGCCGAAATTCAAAACGGCACCTTTGCCAAGGAATGGATGCTGGAGAACCAGGTAAATCGCCCCGTATTCAATGCCATTCGCAAGCAGGAAAAGGAACATCTCATTGAAGAGGTGGGGGCTGAAATAAGGGAAATGATGCCCTGGTTGAAAAAGAAATAAATTGACAAAGAAATTATATCATGACTTTTTGTGCCCCCAAAAGGCACGCATATAAGTTTTGAAAATTGAAAAAC
Encoded here:
- the ilvB gene encoding biosynthetic-type acetolactate synthase large subunit, which produces MQKTGAQILVDSLLAEGVDTIFGYPGGVVLPIYDVLYDSEIRHILTRHEQGAAHAADGYARASGKPGVCLATSGPGATNLVTGIANAYMDSVPMVAITGQVATSLLGRDSFQEADITGITLPITKHNFLVKDPKDIARTVREAFYIATSGRPGPVLIDMPKDVSSGVAEHIEPGPVQLPGYVAKKEPDPEQVARAVRAIEEAERPVIYAGGGVVSGGAHGELLELSEMLLIPVATTLMGLGGFPGNHPLSVGMLGMHGSKYANYAVNECDLLIGVGVRFDDRVTSKLEEFAPGATIMHIDIDPAEIGKNVDVDIPVVGDVRLALRQIIKRLKPRLASRWRDKIAIWKKEHPFGFEENGRIKPQQVIQEICNVTKGNARITTEVGQHQMWAAQYYTFTRPRTFISSGGLGTMGFGFPAAIGVQVACPDETVIDIAGDGSIQMNIQELATAVHYKLPVKIAIMNNGFLGMVRQWQELFYNRRYSYTELENPDFVKLAEAYGAVGIRVSKKSEVRPALEEAMAVEKPVVIDFPIEREENVYPMVPPGEPIHKMLG
- the ilvN gene encoding acetolactate synthase small subunit, whose translation is MRHTLAVLVENNPGVLARVAGLFSRRGFNIDSLAVGRTENPDVSRMTIVVDGDDRVLEQVTKQLHKLVDVIKINDITVDEYVDRELVLIKVNADPAQRGEVMQIADVFRARIVDLGRRTLTLECTGNEGKINAFEESLRPYGIKELVRTGKIAMVRGSKYTGYHDNGTKEEN
- the ilvC gene encoding ketol-acid reductoisomerase, with protein sequence MVKVFHDHDADLAVLKGKKIAIMGYGSQGHAQAQNLKDSGLDVVVGLRKGSASWSKVEADGLVVTTVAEAASQADVIQILLPDETQGRVYTEEIAPYLTEGKALMFSHGFNIHFGQIQPPENVDVIMVAPKSPGHMVRRMYVDGLGVPGLVAVHQDYTGRARDIAMAYAKGIGCTRAGVFETTFAEETETDLFGEQCVLCGGVSELIKAGFETLVEAGYAPEMAYFECLHEMKLIVDLINEGGLSWMRHSISNTAEYGDYMVGPRIINEDTREEMRAVLAEIQNGTFAKEWMLENQVNRPVFNAIRKQEKEHLIEEVGAEIREMMPWLKKK